One region of Aurantimonas sp. HBX-1 genomic DNA includes:
- a CDS encoding ATP-binding cassette domain-containing protein, which produces MTASSPLVSLAGAGMQRSGRWLVRGVDLEVRPGEIVTLIGPNGSGKSTTAKLALGIWAPAEGTARRAADLRVGYVPQKVSVDWTMPLTVQRFMQLTNRLTPDEIAAALASTGISHLRHAEVRELSGGEFQRAMLARAIARKPQLLVLDEPVQGVDFSGEIALYELIVSIRDRLGCGILLISHDLHVVMAATDRVICLNGHICCQGAPSAVAASDEYRRLFGDRTADALAFYRHHHDHTHLPDGRVRQADGTVTDHCEGPHDHAGHSHAGHDHAVETTPAASHPEKTHA; this is translated from the coding sequence ATGACCGCCTCGTCCCCTCTCGTCTCGCTCGCCGGTGCCGGCATGCAGCGTTCCGGCCGCTGGCTGGTGCGCGGCGTCGACCTCGAGGTGCGGCCCGGCGAGATCGTCACGCTGATCGGGCCGAACGGCTCGGGGAAGTCGACCACGGCGAAGCTGGCGCTCGGCATCTGGGCGCCGGCCGAGGGTACGGCGCGGCGCGCCGCGGACCTGCGCGTCGGCTACGTGCCGCAGAAGGTCTCGGTCGACTGGACGATGCCGCTCACCGTCCAGCGCTTCATGCAGCTGACCAATCGCCTGACCCCGGACGAGATCGCCGCCGCCCTGGCGAGCACCGGCATCTCGCATCTGCGCCATGCCGAGGTTCGCGAATTGTCGGGCGGCGAGTTCCAGCGCGCCATGCTGGCGCGGGCGATCGCGCGCAAGCCGCAGCTGCTGGTCCTCGACGAGCCGGTGCAGGGCGTCGACTTCTCCGGCGAGATCGCGCTCTACGAGCTGATCGTGTCCATCCGCGACCGGCTCGGCTGCGGCATCCTCTTGATCTCGCACGATCTGCACGTGGTGATGGCGGCGACCGACCGGGTGATCTGCCTCAACGGCCATATCTGCTGCCAGGGCGCACCGAGCGCCGTGGCGGCGAGCGACGAGTATCGCCGACTGTTCGGCGACCGCACGGCCGACGCGCTGGCATTCTACCGCCACCACCACGACCACACGCATCTGCCGGACGGGCGGGTGCGCCAGGCCGACGGCACCGTCACCGACCATTGCGAAGGCCCGCACGATCACGCGGGACACTCCCATGCGGGGCACGACCATGCCGTGGAAACGACCCCCGCGGCCTCGCATCCGGAGAAGACCCATGCTTGA